The sequence below is a genomic window from Macadamia integrifolia cultivar HAES 741 chromosome 1, SCU_Mint_v3, whole genome shotgun sequence.
GCGACTTTAatggatttttcttctttttaggaATTCAGAAGCTTTGGGTGAGCTTACAAAGCGTCAAGACGGGTCACGGACCGAAATATTCATGACGGACTGCTGTTATGCTTTTCACTTCCCCTGCATGGTAGCACGCCTTAGGAAGCACGGAAGCCTCGTCTGCCCTATCTGCAACACCAGCGCACTTCACGTGCTTGTGAGTTATTCCTAATCGTCCAACTCTAAAACCCCATAATCAAATCAGACATATTTTAAACCCTAAGGTTTGGAGTGAGTCTGCAACTTCGAACTGCAAAGACCAATGGATTGAACTGGGTTTTCGTCCGCAAGACTACGCGTGATGCAGATCGCAAGAAGGCTAACTTTATCCTCCGGAAATTCTACTGTTCCACTAGAGGATTCAAAAGTGGGtaagctcttcttcttctttttcctttataagtttgaaaaaaaaagggaaaactcGTTAATCCTCTTTTCTGAATGTGCTATTGTTTACCTTTACTTCTAGttagaaacagtttttttttttttttggggggggggggggtgggtggtggTGTGGGGTTTGGACTTGCAATTGGCTAGCCCACATTCAGTTCAGGTTTCGGTCTCAGAAGAACTTCGAGAATTGTTTCCTTGGGGTGCAAAAACTTTCTTTTGCTTAATATATGTCATCATCCATGAGGTTCTTATGTCATGGCTCTGAGTGAGCCTTCTACCTCCTCCTGGAAGTATCTCAATTTTGTAATGAAGCACTTTAATGTTGAGCGGCTGCAAAAACACACTGTGTTTGGCAAACTCTTGGTTTCTGAGTGTAAGAAGCAAACTCGAAATACAGAATGGGTTGAGCTGCTGGAGGGGGCCACTGGAGGGGACTAGGgatatttttgagtttttgaatCATCAAAGAGTGGTGGAAGTTTACTTCTGGGAGTATCGGAAAAGAAATTTGAGGTAAGGGAGTTTGAATAAATAGAGTGCTAAGTATAGGGGAGTGGTAGTAATTTCCCATTTCTTAACTATTGTGCTGTGTATTTTGTTAGAGTTGTTTGCTTACTTTTCTTTAGTTTTAAGAATTACAAGTTGGATGTCTGCTCTTTGTATCTATTCTGTGTTGTCTTTGATGAAGAAAATGAGGGCTGCTCCTGGTGTgttgggtgggtgggtgtgcatggtgttggttttttttttttttggggtggggcggtgtggggggtgggggggttatAAGTAATTAGGTGTCATCCTCTAGCTCGTGGTCCAGACTCCAGACAAGTGATTCGGTGTCAACCCTAATTGACTCATTGGGGACCCCAAAATGTGGAGAAATATCTGAATTGTGCCACATGTTTTGTAGTCTGTGTTCCAAATGTAGTGTAATGCTTCTCCATCTAATCATGTTGAGGACATTTTAATAGCCTACAATCTTTGATTCTTTCTATAAGAAAGTTTATCCCCTTTCTCCGAATGATTTATAGCTTCAACTCTACCATcttaagttttttcttttattctcttcacTTTCTTCTATCTTTGATTCTTTCTATTATTCTCTTTCTGCTTCTCATTGATGCCCTTTCTCCTGATTGGTTTATAGCTCCAATTCTCTTATCTTTGGTTCTTTCTATTATTCTCTTTACTTCCTTTGTATTTGGTTCTTTCTATTATTCTCATCACTTtctttattttgattctttcttttattctcttgttGCTTCTCATTGACGACCTTTCTCTGATTGATCTATGTAGCTCCAATTCTCCCATATTGTAAGTTCCTTGCATTTCTACTGCCCCTTGTCTTTGCATTTTTGAATCATTAACACTTCTCTCCATTCAAAGATACCTTGCTCCAATTTGTAGTTTCAATCTCGTCCTATTCTCTCCACAAATTTCAATCAAATCTTTTTCtcatttgctttgttttatcttttttcccttttccacTCTCATGGATTTCATTGTGCCCTTTGTAAATGTTATCGAGACATATCTGATTGTTCCCCTTGTTCGACAGATGAACTACTTGGGAAGCTCCAGTGCCAATGTCAATGGCCTGCAAACTGTAGTTCAAAATCTAAAGGCAAGGAGGAATGATGAGAAAAGCACTCTAAAAGCAGCAGAAAATGCTGGACGAGTCATGACTGATGTAGCGAGCAATTGGTTCAGGTCCATCCATGAAATCGAACTGGAAGCTGATGCCATAGAAAAGGAGTATAATCAAGGGAGGTGTGCAGGGGGTTGGTGTGTGAACTGCTGGTCACGCTACAAATTGAGTAAGATGTCCATAGAGCTCAGTTTAAAGGCTGAGAGTAGGCTCAACGATCAATTTGTTGTGGCAAGGCAACCTTCTCCAAAGTCTGTGATAGAGATAGAAAGTGAGCCAATCGAGATCCAGCCATCAACTCAACAACTGCTGCTGAAGATGCTTGATTGCATAGGTGATCCAGAAATTGGGATCATTGGAGTATATGGTATGGGGGGAGTGGGTAAAACAACTCTAGCTGGAAAAGTAAATAATCACTACAAAGTGAATTCTTGTTTTGAGACTGTGATAATGGTTAGCGTGTCTGCTACTCCCAACATACGAAGTATCCAAACCAGTATAAGTAAGCGCATTGGATTAGATTTATCGAATGATAATGAGGATGATGCAAGAGAGAAGTTGTTTGATGCcctaaggaagaagaaatttctTCTAATTTTGGATGATGTGTGGCGCAGATTAGAGCTCAAGGATATTGGAATCCCTCACCCTCGAAACCAACACAAAGGGAGCAAGCTCCTAGTGACTAGTCGGAGTCAAGATGCTTGCACTGATATGGGTGCTAGAAAAACAATAAAAGTGGAGCCACTATCAAAAGATGAGTCGTGGAACCTCTTTATTGAAAAAGCTGGCCAACATGTTGCTGCCAACCATCTAAAGTGCTTTGCTGAAAAAATTGTTGGAAGGTGTAAAGGTCTACCTCTTGCAATTGTCACTGTTGCACGTGCAATGGCAAACCGACATGGAGTTGGGGAGTGGATGAATGCTGCAAGGGAAATGGAGCAATCAGCCACAGATCTCCGAGGTATGAAGGAAGAAGTATTTGTTCCTTTAAAATTCAGTTTTGATAGATTGGAGGATGATATGCTTAGGAGTCTATTTCTTTATTGTGCCTGCTTCCCTGAAGACTATAACATAGGAAAAGATGAGATAGTAAATTATTGTGTTGGAGAAGGATTTGCAGATAGATTAGGCAGTTTGACAGCTGCTAGGAATAAATGTGAAGCTCTGATTGGGAGCTTGAAAATTGCTTGCTTGTTGGAAGATGGAGAGGATGAAGGTAGTGTGAGGATGCATGATATGATACGAGAGCTTGCACTTGGGATTACTTCCTCAGATTCTGATAGTAGTCCCAAGTTCTTGATAAGGACTGGTGAATCGTTTAAAGAGGCACCAAAGGCTAGTGAGTGGCTACATGCAACAAGGATTTCACTAATGCATACCCAAATAAAAGAGTTCCCACAATTAGTAGGGAGGTGCCAAAAACTAGTCACTTTGCTATTGAGCTACAATAGGATCCTCACTGTTCCTCCAACAAATTTCTTGCAACACATGGAGGGTCttagtgttcttgatctttctTATACATATACATTGGAGTATCTCCCAGATTCATTGTCATGTTTGGTAAATCTTCGGGTGCTTAGGTTACGGGGATGTTCATCGTTGAGAGCATTGCCTGCACTGGAAATGCTCCAACAGCTCCAAGTTTTAGATTTGTCTTATTGTCAAATGTTAGACCAACAAATCTTTGGATCTGAATGCATGGGATGTATAAGTAATCTGAGATACTTTGATTGGGAGAGACCAAAGTTTCTATTTCAGCAGGGATAATTTCCCGTTTGCTCAAATTGGAGCAATCGAGCTTGTTTAAAGCATATAAGATAAAATGGAAGGTGAGTgctgaaaatgaaaaatgggaTGGGAGTGGCTCTGATTGTAGAGGACAAAGGGATGAGGGAAACAGCGATGATCAGGAGAGCGAAACAACGATGATCAGGAGAGCAGTGGCTCCAATGGCAGTCATCAACCCTCCATCATTGATGTTGGGGAGTTGTCTCACTTGACCCAGTTAACATCTCTTTCCATTTCCTTCAATGGTATCATTATTTCTGATTGGTTCAAACCTTTAGCCAAGAAGATGATGGAATTGTTGCTGGAGCATTGCACAATTAAACAAGGCACTATACAAGCTCTCAATGAATGCAATTATCTACGGTGGTTACATATTCAGAAATGCACGGGTCTGACATGTGTGCCCACTCGTGTTGAAGAATATTTGGGAATAGGGGGTTGTGAGGACTTGGAGAAGGTGTTGGATGGAGCGAATGCAGGTCATGATTCCTTTCAGAGATTAAAAGATTTATTTCTGTCTAGATTGCCAAAATTGGAAAGCATATGTGTTGGCATTGCACCACTAAATTTCTTTGGTAAACTACGACAAATAGATATATGGTACTGCAGTAGATTGAAGATGGTCTTCACGAAGGAAATGCCAAGCCTGTTCAATGAGTTGACGCTCATTAGAGTTGTTGATTGTGATAGAATGGAAGTAATAATTGAAGTTGAGGAAGAGGGTGGGAAGATGGAAGGGAGTAGTAGTAATAATGGAGTGATCTCACCATTCCCAAAACTGAGAGAATTAAATCTACAAGATCTACCTGCACTGGCCGATGTATGCAGCAACCATATCTTGCATTGCCCACTTATAGGGTTGGTGAGGGTGAACAAGTGTCCAAAGCTAAAGAAGGATCCTCTCCGCATACGCAACGCGGACGGGTTACTTATAATCCAGGAGATAATGTGGGAAGGTAAGGTCATGCAAGAGGAAATTCAAGAGACTTGAGTAATTGTCTTCTCTGTGACCTTGAGAGATTAGGTCTTGAAGTCTCATGTCTCTATGTGGGAGTCGCATCTCACTGCATCcttcatcccccccccccccaaaaaaaaaaaaaatccttttctaGTTTGAGTTATGTAACATGATATCATACCATATGTAACAGCCGTATCGGACTGGCACTGTGTCAAAAAGCTGCTTTCCCCCATCAAAATGGATGTCCATACCGTATTAGTTGATTGGTATTGGTCATAGCTGATACCGATATGACCGATCAGATATGGATACCTGAAATTGTGTTCCTCCTaaaccatgggtgaaggaaaatttggattaaaataaataagaaaaaaaagaaaaacagagaaaatcgATTCT
It includes:
- the LOC122078458 gene encoding disease resistance protein RPS5-like isoform X2, translated to MNYLGSSSANVNGLQTVVQNLKARRNDEKSTLKAAENAGRVMTDVASNWFRSIHEIELEADAIEKEYNQGRCAGGWCVNCWSRYKLSKMSIELSLKAESRLNDQFVVARQPSPKSVIEIESEPIEIQPSTQQLLLKMLDCIGDPEIGIIGVYGMGGVGKTTLAGKVNNHYKVNSCFETVIMVSVSATPNIRSIQTSISKRIGLDLSNDNEDDAREKLFDALRKKKFLLILDDVWRRLELKDIGIPHPRNQHKGSKLLVTSRSQDACTDMGARKTIKVEPLSKDESWNLFIEKAGQHVAANHLKCFAEKIVGRCKGLPLAIVTVARAMANRHGVGEWMNAAREMEQSATDLRGMKEEVFVPLKFSFDRLEDDMLRSLFLYCACFPEDYNIGKDEIVNYCVGEGFADRLGSLTAARNKCEALIGSLKIACLLEDGEDEGSVRMHDMIRELALGITSSDSDSSPKFLIRTGESFKEAPKASEWLHATRISLMHTQIKEFPQLVGRCQKLVTLLLSYNRILTVPPTNFLQHMEGLSVLDLSYTYTLEYLPDSLSCLVNLRVLRLRGCSSLRALPALEMLQQLQVLDLSYCQMLDQQIFGSECMGCISNLRYFDWERPKFLFQQG
- the LOC122078458 gene encoding disease resistance protein RPS5-like isoform X1, which gives rise to MQIARRLTLSSGNSTVPLEDSKMNYLGSSSANVNGLQTVVQNLKARRNDEKSTLKAAENAGRVMTDVASNWFRSIHEIELEADAIEKEYNQGRCAGGWCVNCWSRYKLSKMSIELSLKAESRLNDQFVVARQPSPKSVIEIESEPIEIQPSTQQLLLKMLDCIGDPEIGIIGVYGMGGVGKTTLAGKVNNHYKVNSCFETVIMVSVSATPNIRSIQTSISKRIGLDLSNDNEDDAREKLFDALRKKKFLLILDDVWRRLELKDIGIPHPRNQHKGSKLLVTSRSQDACTDMGARKTIKVEPLSKDESWNLFIEKAGQHVAANHLKCFAEKIVGRCKGLPLAIVTVARAMANRHGVGEWMNAAREMEQSATDLRGMKEEVFVPLKFSFDRLEDDMLRSLFLYCACFPEDYNIGKDEIVNYCVGEGFADRLGSLTAARNKCEALIGSLKIACLLEDGEDEGSVRMHDMIRELALGITSSDSDSSPKFLIRTGESFKEAPKASEWLHATRISLMHTQIKEFPQLVGRCQKLVTLLLSYNRILTVPPTNFLQHMEGLSVLDLSYTYTLEYLPDSLSCLVNLRVLRLRGCSSLRALPALEMLQQLQVLDLSYCQMLDQQIFGSECMGCISNLRYFDWERPKFLFQQG